The DNA sequence CAGCCGCGAGGGAATTTGCATCTGGGGCTCTCGATCTGGCCGGCGCGCAACCTGCGGCGATTCAGGAATGCGCGCTGCGGCTAGTATTCTCGCGGCAGGTGATCCGGTCAAACCGTTCGGAGCGAGCCTCACGCAAGTGAACGACCTGTTGGATCTTCCGCACGACCTGTGGCCGGCGGTCATTCGCGCCGCGCGGCGGCTGCTGATGCTCGACTACGACGGCACGCTGGCGCCGCTCCGCCTGAATCGGATGGACGCGACCCTGCCGCCGCGGACGTTCGCGGCGCTGCGAACGCTCTCGGCGCGACCCGACACGGCGCTTGCCATCGTTTCGGGGCGCGGGATGGACGAGCTGCTGAAGCTCACCGGGGGCCTGCGCGTCACGCGGATCGCCGAGCACGGCTGGGAAGTGCGCGAGGCGGGCGGGGCTGATCGGCCGGCGCCGCTCCCGGCGGCGGCGGCGCGGGCGCTCGACGACGCCGAATCCTCCGCGCGCGCGCGCGGCCTCGGCGAAAGGCTCGAGCGCAAGCGCACCGGACTGGTGCTGCACCTGCGCGATCTCCCGCCGGATCGGGCCGACTCATTGGCCCGCGAAGCGCGGGAGTTGTGGCACGAGACCGACATCGCCGGCTCGCTGCGGCTCGATCCGATCCACGGCGGGCTCGAGCTGCGCGCCGCCGGACGCAACAAGGGAACGGCGGTGCGCGAGCTGATCGAACGGGTGGACGCGGGCGCGCTCCCGGTGTATGTGGGCGACGACTTCACCGACGAGGACGCGTTCGTGGCGGTGAAGGGCGGCGGCTTCGGGATCCGCGTGGGACCACGAGATCAGCCCACCGCGGCCACCGGCTGGCTCGCCTCGATCGACACCACGGCCCACTTCCTCGAGGAGTGGTTGCGCGTCACCGGGGAGTTGTCGCACCCTGCCGCGTCGTGACGGTCGCCACCCGGGCGGCCGACTCAGCCTCGGAGCGGGTATGAACTCGTTCAACTCGATTCGCGCCGCCGCCGCGGTGCTCTCGGCGCTTCACCTGCTGGCCCTCGGCGTGGGACTTCCGGCGGTGTTCCTCCGCGGCCGCGCGCTGAGGGGCACGCTCGATGCCGCCGGTATCCGGCGCGTGCTGACGGCCGACAATCTCTGGGGCGTGGCGGCGCTGGTCTGGATCCTGACCGGGCTGCTGCGCGCCTTCGGGGGCTTCGAGAAGGGTTCCGAGTACTACCTGCACAACTGGCTCTTCCACCTGAAGCTCGGACTGGTGATTCTGGTGCTGCTGCTCGAGCTGATGCCGATGCTCACCTTCATGCGCTGGCGGATCGCGCTGGCCAAGGACGAGGTGCCCGACCTGTCCTCGGCACGGCTGCTCTACACTCTCAATCACATCGAGATGGCGCTGGTCGGGGTGATCGTGTTCGTGGCCGCGTTCATGGCGCGCGGCTTCGGCCTGATTCACTACCTGATCCGCTAGTTCGGCTCGCTCCGGGAGCGGGGCGCCCGCTCAGGTCCGGGTCTTCACCGCGATCGCGCGGATGGCTTCGCGCAGCTTTCGGTGGCGATCGAAACGCAGGACGAACTCGGATTCGCGCGGGCCGCCTTTTGAGCCGATCACCTCGACCAGCCCTCGGCGCTCGCCGGCGCTCCAGCCCTCGAGCCCGGGCAGCACGCAGACCAGCGGGGCCCAGCGCCGCCACCAATCGCGCTGATCGTCGCTGAACCCGCGCGGGCCCTCCCGGCCGACTTCGAGCAGCCGCGCGGCCTCGGCCACGCACTCGCGCTCGGCGCGTTCGCGATCGTCGCCCCAGTTGGCGGCGAGAAAGCGGGTGACCGCGAGGCCCACGCTGGGCAGCGGCAGCAGGCCCATGACGTCGTCGCGTTCGCGCCCGGCGTGGAAGTAGAGGTTCTCCCGCGCCAGTCGCCGCAGGACGGCGGCCGAGCTGCGGTGCCCGGAATCGCGCTCGAGCTTCGCCTCTTCTGCGTGCATCAGCTTTGCGGTGGCGCGATCGCGCGGCGCGTAGCCGAGCTTGCGATAGAACCACCACGCGCCGGATTCGATCGCCTCGTCGTTCAGGTGCCCGAGCTGGTAAGGAACGATGGTGAAGGCGCTGGCGCCGAACAGGTGCCGCACCATCGCCAGCGCGCGGCCATAGACCTTGCCAGCCTCGGCGCCGCGGAAGGTGTCGAACACGTTGTAGGCCATCTCGGCCGAGCCGAACAGCGCGCTGTTCAGGACGTAGCCGATCGGCACGCCGTTGCGCAGCGTCAGGAACGCGTAGACCGCCTCGAGCATCAGGCGCCGCGCGGGCTGGACGCCGATGCAGGCGAACGCCAGCCCTTCGCCGCAGTCCACCAGCCGCACGTCGCGCGGATCGGCGTAGGAGAACGCGTCGAGATCGCGGCTGCGCGTGATCATGGCGCCGCGCGCGAGGTCGATCAGCGCGCGAGCTTCGCCGGGCGAACAGTCGCGAACCCGGCGGGGTCCCCGGCGGATCTCGGCGCGCAGCTTCGGGCGCCCGCGATCGAGCGCCCGCCGCTGGAAGGCGCGCGGCGCGCGGGCGTGGAGCTCCAGGGTTCGCGCGGGCGTGAGACTCTTGCCGATCGTTCGCGGCGCGAGCGAGAAGGGTGTGTCGAGCTCGTCCCACAGGGCTTCACGCACCACGTCGCTGGCGGCGATCGCCGCGAAGCGCCGGATGAAGAACGCCGCCTCGTTCGAGCGCGGCGCTCGCATGGCCTTGAGCCAGCCGCGCGCGCCGAGATCGTATTCGTCGAGGCCGGGCGTCTCGGCGGCCAGCGCGAACAACGGCAGGAAGGTCTCGACGCGATCGCGCTGATCGAAATCCTTCCAGTCGATCGCGAGCTGATCCGGCCAGCGCTCGGCGAGCCAGCGCGCGGTGGGGCTGAAGAAGCGGTAGCGGATCGGAGTGCCGGCGATGCCGCTGTCGGCCAGGGCCTCGCGATGCCGCCGGAGATCCTCGCGGCGGCAGAACGCCGAGAGCAGGGCGCGGGCGCGGCGTTCGACCGCGCGCGAATCGGGATAGGCGCTGAGGAAGCACAGCGCTTCATGGAGCCGCAGCACCTCGCCGGCCCGCTCGAGGTGCGTGTCCTCGAGCGCGTCGAGCAAGGCGAGCTTGAGGCGCGCCGCGCCGGCTCGGTACTCTCGTACCACGCGTTCGAGGGCGGCCAGCGCGGCCGCCGGGGCCGGTGGCTTCCGATTCGGGCGAGCCCGCGCCGGGCGCGGCCTCGATCGAGTCATGAACCCGGGGTGGAAGTGTGCCGATCGTCCTGGGGAGCGGGCTCCTGGTCCCAGGGCTGTTCGGAGGGAGTCCAGCCCTGCTCGGGCACCAGGATGTCGGCGTGGCCGCTCATGCGGTCCACCCGGACGAGATAGTTGTCGCCGTCGACGGTGATGTGGTCGTAGCGCCAGCGCGTGGGCCATACGAACAGCGCGAGCGCGGCGACGATCGCGAGGAACAGAAGCGATGCCAGAAACCTGCGCATGCCGCGAGGCTACAGGAGCAGGGCGCGGCGCGAAAGCCGGATTGCGCCACGCGATGCTCTGGATGCCGGCGCTGGTCGCGGTTGCGCTGGCGCTGTCCGGCTGCGGCCACTCGGACTCGGGCGCGCGCGTCGCCTCGCGAAGCGCGCCCGCGGTTCGCTCCCCGCTGACTCCCGCGCGCACCGTGACCCTGGAGATCGGCGGCATGACGTGCAGCGCGTGCGTCGAAAAGATCGAGGGACAGTTGACCCGCGTTCAGGGTGTGCGCTCGGCGCGCGTGAGCCTGGCCGAACGGCGTGCGCGCGTCGAGTGCGACGCCTCGCTCCCCGACTCGGCGCTGATCGCGGCGGTGCGTCGTGCCGGCCCCGAATATCTGGGCCTGATCGTTCGGTGAAGTCCGCGCCGCCGATTGCCCTGGCCGCGGCGATTGGACTCGCGGTGCCGGTTGCGCCCGCTCTCGCCCACGTCGTCTCGGACCGCGAGGTGCGGGTGCTGCAGGCGCTGCCGTGGGGCGACGTGGCGGCCGCGCTCGCATCGTCGTGGCCCGACAGCGCCGGCGCCGTGGCGCCCGACGACGCGTCACTCGGCTGGAGTGCGGGG is a window from the Candidatus Sulfotelmatobacter sp. genome containing:
- the otsB gene encoding trehalose-phosphatase, with the protein product MNDLLDLPHDLWPAVIRAARRLLMLDYDGTLAPLRLNRMDATLPPRTFAALRTLSARPDTALAIVSGRGMDELLKLTGGLRVTRIAEHGWEVREAGGADRPAPLPAAAARALDDAESSARARGLGERLERKRTGLVLHLRDLPPDRADSLAREARELWHETDIAGSLRLDPIHGGLELRAAGRNKGTAVRELIERVDAGALPVYVGDDFTDEDAFVAVKGGGFGIRVGPRDQPTAATGWLASIDTTAHFLEEWLRVTGELSHPAAS
- a CDS encoding heavy metal-associated domain-containing protein → MLWMPALVAVALALSGCGHSDSGARVASRSAPAVRSPLTPARTVTLEIGGMTCSACVEKIEGQLTRVQGVRSARVSLAERRARVECDASLPDSALIAAVRRAGPEYLGLIVR
- a CDS encoding DUF2214 family protein; this encodes MNSFNSIRAAAAVLSALHLLALGVGLPAVFLRGRALRGTLDAAGIRRVLTADNLWGVAALVWILTGLLRAFGGFEKGSEYYLHNWLFHLKLGLVILVLLLELMPMLTFMRWRIALAKDEVPDLSSARLLYTLNHIEMALVGVIVFVAAFMARGFGLIHYLIR